The DNA segment CGTTTTTGTCGTTATCAATTTTCAGTGCCTTAATCTCCTATTCCCCACTATCTACATCAATAGTTCTTCCATTCAATATAGTTACAATATATGCTGACAATCACTTCGGCTTCTCATGCTTCTCTATTATATATGACGCTCACAACTCCCACGATAACACTATCTACAAATAAAAATCCAGAAAACCATGAAGAGGAAAGAATAAAGTCCAAACCTCTCTGGGTTCCAAAAGGAGTTGGAACTGATTCCAGTGAAGGGTTCGACCTCAGTAGAATGAAACGTCCCATGCTTCGTCTCCACAATCCTCATCTTAAAAACAAGGTCCATGGACATAGCAGTTTCATGGCAAGAACTGGTGTTGACAAAAGGTAATTGACAATGATTATAATTCTATTTCGAGTTTTTGACCAGTAACACAACCAGACACCAATAAACTAACAAATTTGGTTccgtttttataaaaaataataggtTCATATAGTGTACTTGGGTAGAAGAACATGATCATGAGTTTGTAACAAAATTTCATTATCAGATATTGTCAACTTCTTGGAAGGTATGTGAGAATAGTTTCTCTTTTCCAAGTTAATATTAGTTTCTCAGTTCAAGAGCCGTGCTTGAGTAGAAGCTAATAAAGCATCTGCTTCATGGCCAAACTAGATAAATTTACTTTAGGGGCCACTTTAACGGACAATAGTCTTTAGATCTACAGGTGTTGGATTCATATCTAAGCTGTTGCATTTTCAGTACTTCTTACACTTCTTGAGATACTGGgtcaactatttttttttgcttgcgGGCCATCAAATGTCAAGCACTGCCCTG comes from the Brassica rapa cultivar Chiifu-401-42 chromosome A01, CAAS_Brap_v3.01, whole genome shotgun sequence genome and includes:
- the LOC103834296 gene encoding uncharacterized protein LOC103834296; translation: MLTITSASHASLLYMTLTTPTITLSTNKNPENHEEERIKSKPLWVPKGVGTDSSEGFDLSRMKRPMLRLHNPHLKNKVHGHSSFMARTGVDKRFWSKAYEVPSQANNSAHVYFYKHTAAGKSYFQRLESNADTNPGAAPFSRGFAKIYLECVITYASLGGNGGSGDDMPGVASVTSRPSVGD